The following coding sequences are from one Loxodonta africana isolate mLoxAfr1 chromosome 18, mLoxAfr1.hap2, whole genome shotgun sequence window:
- the OVCA2 gene encoding esterase OVCA2, which translates to MAARQPLRVLCLAGFRQSERGFREKTGALRKALRGRAELVCLSGPHPVPEAAGPGGTGLDSGPCPPEEQPRGWWFSEEAAVFSALEEPTVCRGLEEALEAVAQALNKLGPFDGLLGFSQGAALAAFVCALGQAGDPRFPLLRFTILVSGFCPRGLGLKEPIVKAPLSLPSLHVFGDTDRVIPSQESLQLASHFPGAVTLSHSGGHFIPAAAPQRQAYIKFLDQFAE; encoded by the exons ATGGCGGCGCGGCAGCCTCTGCGCGTGTTGTGCCTGGCGGGCTTCCGGCAGAGCGAGCGGGGCTTCCGCGAGAAGACCGGAGCTCTGAGGAAGGCGCTGCGGGGCCGCGCCGAGCTCGTGTGCCTCAGCGGCCCGCACCCGGTCCCGGAGGCAGCGGGCCCCGGAGGTACGGGGCTAGACTCCG GGCCATGCCCTCCGGAGGAGCAGCCCCGAGGCTGGTGGTTCTCTGAGGAGGCAGCCGTTTTCTCTGCGCTGGAAGAGCCCACGGTGTGCAGGGGACTGGAGGAAGCCCTGGAAGCGGTGGCACAGGCACTGAACAAGCTCGGGCCTTTTGACGGGCTCCTTGGTTTCAGCCAGGGGGCAGCGTTAGCAGCCTTTGTGTGTGCCCTGGGCCAGGCAGGTGATCCCCGATTCCCCTTGCTACGGTTCACCATCCTGGTGTCTGGCTTCTGTCCCCGGGGCCTTGGACTCAAAGAACCCATCGTGAAGGCTCCCTTGTCACTCCCTTCGCTCCATGTTTTTGGGGATACTGACCGTGTCATCCCCTCTCAGGAGAGTCTGCAGCTGGCTAGCCACTTCCCTGGAGCCGTCACCCTCAGCCACTCTGGTGGCCACTTCATTCCAGCTGCTGCACCACAGCGCCAGGCCTACATCAAGTTCTTGGACCAGTTTGCAGAGTGA
- the DPH1 gene encoding 2-(3-amino-3-carboxypropyl)histidine synthase subunit 1 isoform X2, producing the protein MVMGDVTYGACCVDDFTARALGADFLVHYGHSCLVPMDTSAQDFRVLYVFVDIRIDTTHLLDSIRLTFPPASALALVSTIQFVSTLQAAAQELKAEYRVSVPQCKPLSPGEILGCTSPRLPEEVEAIVYLGDGRFHLESVMIANPSIPAYRYDPYSKVLSREHYDHQHMQATRQEAIATARSAKSWGLILGTLGRQGSPKILEHLESRLRALGLPFLRLLLSEIFPSKLSLLPEVDVWVQVACPRLSIDWGTAFPKPLLTPYEAAVALRDISWQQPYPMDFYAGSSLGPWTVNHGQDRPPKTLGRPALGKVQERSTGPSPATGCEGCSCRDEKVAPLAS; encoded by the exons ATGGTGATGGGTGACGTGACCTATGGGGCTTGCTGTGTGGATGACTTTACTGCGAGGGCTCTGGGAGCGGACTTCCTGGTGCACTACGGCCACAGCTGCCTGG TTCCCATGGACACCTCAGCCCAAGACTTCCGGGTGCTGTATGTGTTTGTGGACATCCGGATAGATACCACCCACCTGCTGGACTCCATCCGTCTCACCTTTCCCCCAGCCAGTGCCCTTGCCCTTGTCAGCACCATTCAGTTTGTGTCCACCTTGCAG GCAGCTGCCCAAGAGCTGAAAGCTGAGTACCGTGTGAGCGTACCACAGTGCAAGCCCCTGTCCCCTGGGGAGATTCTGGGCTGCACATCCCCCCGACTGCCCGAAGAGGTGGAGGCTATTGT GTATCTGGGAGATGGCCGCTTCCATCTGGAGTCTGTCATGATTGCTAACCCCAGTATCCCTGCTTACCG GTATGACCCATACAGCAAAGTCCTGTCCAGAGAGCACTATGACCACCAGCATATGCAGGCCACCCGCCAAGAAGCCATAGCTACTGCCCGCTCTGCTAAATCCTGGGGCCTCATCCTAGGCACCTTGGGCCGCCAGGGCAGCCCTAAGATCCTGGAG CACCTGGAATCTCGGCTCCGAGCCTTGGGACTTCCCTTCCTGAGACTGCTGCTTTCGGAGATCTTCCCCAGCAAGCTTAGCCTACTTCCTGAGGTGGATGT GTGGGTGCAAGTGGCATGTCCACGGCTTTCCATTGACTGGGGCACAGCCTTCCCCAAGCCGCTGCTGACACCCTATGAG GCGGCCGTGGCCCTGAGGGACATTTCCTGGCAGCAGCCCTACCCCATGGACTTCTACGCTGGCAGCTCCCTGGGGCCGTGGACGGTGAACCACGGGCAGGACCGGCCCCCCAAGACTCTGGGCCGGCCCGCCCTGGGGAAG GTGCAAGAGAGGTCCACGGGTCCCTCTCCAGCCACAGGTTGTGAAGGTTGCAGTTGCAGAGACGAGAAGGTAGCGCCGCTCGCTTCTTGA
- the LOC135228019 gene encoding collagen alpha-1(I) chain-like, which yields MEGNNRKPRLPWRRGGGARAADDTVAAPDRLTSRPRAWAGGGAGGGGARRGRGGRASVRVVPPPLAAGGERGRFLARGAAALDQHQGQRRRLQRVQGCGISGDRGARGAADGRVCGPGAGPGVGGRDWRLLLRAARAVSSLEPRCRRTARAGALPSPAAGGAAAPPPPLLSPLPVPELVDRHMAPDVRVLSARGGGKSGAQRDEPDGTGWGGGALAECGWGSRESRGRGGGQVLTGSSVRLRPHVEGVLLSGRIRPPLHRLQADPTPPSRPHPGGGPPTRSPPVSSLPTHPCLRVSPSVVRRSVSPAYLAAARRRRPLASRSPADAAAFIGARSTRAAAHSCGRGSYTLTRCRPEDYAGGGKCGPRQPSGRALLLSSSRPRRDAIWANLIGYYGNAAPQPLKLGRWGRRSQSKAAGVLGDPPSPRVWAGVRRCREGAERGPGRFGARNKPGAAAGPLGDTSGVVELAPAGHCGVPSVPEGASLARTGPPCVVQDLRPSCHFSPGSVGWKRGRPSRVPQNGSRENLGAGATPEGPQETLSRQSQLSILGLPWRPAGCLDPQEAARWRHGRSSAYRPGPLQIRVCGKRSGAETRPGRGEDGPAGQTDRGPGGRSAAQRSHVPPGSAGSRARGFRHAPQVGPWAGVRAGRGTGDSPVPTRWPPRGASSAGAPSRLAFWAPDVAPRGLRTTSRSSAPGSRRGQRPGAGSARTWAGEARGREGELAGGAGRGAALAQLGAWQWGGWGASEELPPPRGGKPGQAAGAGNGPPGPAGQAGNRGGPAGERVGELRARSSRAARAAAGIGGRKEKPGAEGLGLAGYSRPSCPDITPSPRRGPAFALCPPRQPLPPLPAPGRCPGPSKA from the exons ATGGAGGG TAACAATCGAAAGCCACGGTTGCCCTGGAGACGCGGGGGCGGGGCGCGCGCCGCTGACGACACCGTGGCGGCTCCGGACAGGCTGACGTCACGGCCGCGGGCGTGGGCGGGAGGGGGCGCGGGCGGGGGAGGCGCGCGGAGGGGCCGCGGGGGCCGTGCGAGTGTGCGTGTGGTCCCGCCGCCCCTCGCAGCGGGTGGGGAGCGGGGGCGCTTCCTGGCGCGTGGCGCCGCCGCTCTGGATCAGCACCAAGGACAGCGGCGGCGCCTGCAGCGAGTTCAGGGTTGCGGGATCTCTGGGGACAGAGGGGCCCGAGGCGCGGCGGACGGCCGAGTCTGTGGTCCTGGGGCGGGGCCAGGCGTCGGTGGCCGTGACTGGAGACTGTTACTGAGGGCGGCCCGGGCAGTAAGCAGTCTAGAGCCAAGGTGCCGGCGCACTGCCCGGGCCGGGGCTCTCCCGTCACCCGCGGCTGGGGGCGCTGCTGCTCCTCCTCCCCCGCTTCTCTCGCCCCTCCCGGTCCCAGAGCTCGTGGACAGGCACATGGCCCCTGACGTCAGAGTCCT CTCCGCGCGCGGAGGCGGGAAGTCGGGGGCGCAGCGGGACGAGCCCGACGGCACCGGCTGGGGAGGGGGTGCCCTAGCTGAATGTGGGTGGGGGTCCCGAGAGAGCCGCGGCCGGGGCGGAGGGCAG GTGCTGACAGGGTCCAGTGTCCGCCTCCGGCCCCATGTGGAGGGGGTCCTCCTGTCAGGCCGCATCCGGCCCCCGCTCCACCGGCTGCAAGCGGACCCTACTCCCCCATCCCGTCCCCACCCCGGAGGGGGCCCTCCAACCCGCAGCCCGCCGGTTTCCTCCTTGCCCACCCATCCGTGTCTGCGCGTCAGTCCATCTGTCGTCCGTCGGTCCGTCAGTCCTGCTTACCTGGCGGCCGCGCGGCGCCGGCGCCCGCTTGCCTCCCGCAGCCCGGCCGACGCGGCAGCTTTTATAGGAGCGCGTAGTACTCGTGCGGCGGCTCATTCATGCGGCCGCGGCTCCTACACACTGACGCGCTGCCGAC CCGAGGACTATGCGGGGGGCGGCAAATGCGGACCCCGCCAGCCTAGCGGCCGAGCGCTGTTGCTAAGCTCTTCGAGGCCTCGGAGAGACGCGATCTGGGCGAATCTCATCGGTTACTATGGTAACGCTGCGCCCCAGCCTCTCAAGCTCGGCCGCTGGGGGAGGCGCAGCCAATCAAAAGCGGCGGGCGTTCTCGGggaccccccctccccccgcgtGTGGGCGGGGGTCAGGAGGTGCAGGGAGGGGGCGGAGCGTGGGCCGGGGAGATTCGGCGCTCGCAATAAGCCGGGTGCAGCTGCCGGGCCGCTCGGGGACACTTCCGGAGTAGTCGAGCTAGCGCCCGCAGGCCACTGCGGTGTCCCCTCCGTCCCAGAAGGGGCGTCACTTGCACGAACGGGACCTCCATGCGTAGTGCAGGACCTCAGGCCCTCCTGTCACTTTTCTCCCGGCTCCGTGGGTTGGAAAAGAGGTCGTCCAAGCAGGGTCCCTCAGAATGGCTCACGCGAGAATCTGGGGGCGGGGGCCACTCCTGAAGGACCCCAAGAGACGCTGTCCCGCCAGTCCCAGCTGAGTATCCTGGGGCTCCCCTGGAGACCCGCGGGCTGTTTGG ATCCTCAAGAGGCCGCCAGGTGGCGCCATGGCCGCAGCAGCGCCTACCGGCCCGGGCCGCTCCAGATAAGAGTGTGCGGAAAGCGCAGCGGGGCTGAGACGCGACCAGGACGCGGGGAGGACGGACCAGCAGGACAAACCGACCGGGGGCCCGGCGGGCGGAGCGCAGCGCAGCGCAGCCACGTCCCCCCTGGATCCGCCGGCAGCCGGGCCCGGGGCTTCAGACATGCCCCCCAGGTGGGTCCCTGGGCTGGGGTCCGGGCGGGACGGGGAACCGGGGACAGCCCGGTCCCCACGCGCTGGCCGCCTCGGGGCGCATCCTCCGCAGGAGCCCCATCGCGGCTGGCGTTCTGGGCTCCGGATGTCGCCCCTAGAGGACTCAGGACCACCAGTCGCTCCTCCGCTCCGGGTTCACGGCGGGGTCAGCGGCCCGGGGCCGGCTCTGCCCGCACATGGGCTGGAGAGGctaggggaagggaaggggagctGGCGGGCGGGGCTGGCAGGGGCGCTGCCCTGGCACAGCTCGGCGCCTGGCAGTGGGGCGGGTGGGGCGCCAGCGAGGAGCTGCCACCACCGCGGGGAGGGAAGCCCGGCCAGGCTGCGGGCGCAGGTAACGGGCCGCCAGGCCCTGCGGGGCAGGCGGGGAACAGGGGTGGGCCGGCGGGCGAACGGGTAGGGGAGCTCAGGGCTCGGTCGAGCCGCGCGGCTAGGGCGGCCGCCGGAATTGGGGGCCGAAAAGAAAAGCCGGGAGCCGAGGGACTGGGGCTGGCGGGCTACTCCCGCC CCTCCTGCCCCGATATAACGCCCTCCCCGCGCCGGGGCCCGGCCTTCGCGCTCTGCCCGCCACGGCAGCCGCTGCCTCCGCTCCCCGCGCCCGGCCGCTGCCCGGGCCCATCCAAGGCCTGA
- the DPH1 gene encoding 2-(3-amino-3-carboxypropyl)histidine synthase subunit 1 isoform X1: MAALAVSEAAEPGGRSGPGRGRVLRSRLANQIPPEILNNPQLQAAIQVLPSNYNFEIPKTIWRIQQAQAKKVALQMPEGLLLFACTIVDILERFTEAEVMVMGDVTYGACCVDDFTARALGADFLVHYGHSCLVPMDTSAQDFRVLYVFVDIRIDTTHLLDSIRLTFPPASALALVSTIQFVSTLQAAAQELKAEYRVSVPQCKPLSPGEILGCTSPRLPEEVEAIVYLGDGRFHLESVMIANPSIPAYRYDPYSKVLSREHYDHQHMQATRQEAIATARSAKSWGLILGTLGRQGSPKILEHLESRLRALGLPFLRLLLSEIFPSKLSLLPEVDVWVQVACPRLSIDWGTAFPKPLLTPYEAAVALRDISWQQPYPMDFYAGSSLGPWTVNHGQDRPPKTLGRPALGKVQERSTGPSPATGCEGCSCRDEKVAPLAS; the protein is encoded by the exons ATGGCGGCGCTGGCTGTGTCTGAGGCGGCGGAGCCCGGCGGCCGAAGCGGCCCTGGCAGAG GTCGAGTTCTTCGGAGCCGCTTAGCCAATCAGATCCCCCCTGAGATCCTGAACAACCCCCAGCTGCAGGCAGCCATCCAGGTACTGCCTTCCAACTACAACTTTGAGATCCCCAAGACCATCTGGAGGATCCAACAGGCCCAGGCCAAGAAGG TGGCCTTGCAAATGCCAGAAGGCCTCCTCCTCTTCGCCTGCACCATTGTGGATATCTTGGAAAG GTTCACAGAGGCCGAAGTGATGGTGATGGGTGACGTGACCTATGGGGCTTGCTGTGTGGATGACTTTACTGCGAGGGCTCTGGGAGCGGACTTCCTGGTGCACTACGGCCACAGCTGCCTGG TTCCCATGGACACCTCAGCCCAAGACTTCCGGGTGCTGTATGTGTTTGTGGACATCCGGATAGATACCACCCACCTGCTGGACTCCATCCGTCTCACCTTTCCCCCAGCCAGTGCCCTTGCCCTTGTCAGCACCATTCAGTTTGTGTCCACCTTGCAG GCAGCTGCCCAAGAGCTGAAAGCTGAGTACCGTGTGAGCGTACCACAGTGCAAGCCCCTGTCCCCTGGGGAGATTCTGGGCTGCACATCCCCCCGACTGCCCGAAGAGGTGGAGGCTATTGT GTATCTGGGAGATGGCCGCTTCCATCTGGAGTCTGTCATGATTGCTAACCCCAGTATCCCTGCTTACCG GTATGACCCATACAGCAAAGTCCTGTCCAGAGAGCACTATGACCACCAGCATATGCAGGCCACCCGCCAAGAAGCCATAGCTACTGCCCGCTCTGCTAAATCCTGGGGCCTCATCCTAGGCACCTTGGGCCGCCAGGGCAGCCCTAAGATCCTGGAG CACCTGGAATCTCGGCTCCGAGCCTTGGGACTTCCCTTCCTGAGACTGCTGCTTTCGGAGATCTTCCCCAGCAAGCTTAGCCTACTTCCTGAGGTGGATGT GTGGGTGCAAGTGGCATGTCCACGGCTTTCCATTGACTGGGGCACAGCCTTCCCCAAGCCGCTGCTGACACCCTATGAG GCGGCCGTGGCCCTGAGGGACATTTCCTGGCAGCAGCCCTACCCCATGGACTTCTACGCTGGCAGCTCCCTGGGGCCGTGGACGGTGAACCACGGGCAGGACCGGCCCCCCAAGACTCTGGGCCGGCCCGCCCTGGGGAAG GTGCAAGAGAGGTCCACGGGTCCCTCTCCAGCCACAGGTTGTGAAGGTTGCAGTTGCAGAGACGAGAAGGTAGCGCCGCTCGCTTCTTGA
- the HIC1 gene encoding hypermethylated in cancer 1 protein isoform X1, with translation MTFPEADIFLKSGDCAGQTMLDTMEAPGHSRQLLLQLNNQRTKGFLCDVIIVVQNALFRAHKNVLAASSAYLKSLVVHDNLLNLDHDMVSPAVFRLVLDFIYTGRLTDGAEAAAAAAVAPGTEPSLGAVLAAASYLQIPDLVALCKKRLKRHGKYCHLRGGGGGGGGYAPYGRPGRGLRAATPVIQACYSSPAGPPPPPAAEPPSGPEAAVNTHCAELYASGPGPAAALCAPERRCSPLCGLDLSKKSPPGSAIPERPSGERELPPRPDSPPGAGPAAYKEPPLALPPLPPLPFQKLEEAAPPPDPFRSSSGSPGPEPPPGRPDGPSLLYRWMKHEPGLGSYGDELVRGRGSPGERCEDRGGDAAVSPGGPPLGLAPPPRYPGSLDGPGAGGDGDDYKSSSEETGSSEDPSPPGGHLEGYPCPHLAYGEPESFGDNLYVCIPCGKGFPSSEQLNAHVEAHVEEEEALYGRAEAAEVAAGAAGLGPPFGGSGDKVAGTPGGLGELLRPYRCASCDKSYKDPATLRQHEKTHWLTRPYPCTICGKKFTQRGTMTRHMRSHLGLKPFACDACGMRFTRQYRLTEHMRIHSGEKPYECQVCGGKFAQQRNLISHMKMHAVGGAAGAAGALAGLGGLPGVPGPDGKGKLDFPEGVFAVARLTAEQLSLKQQDKAAAAELLAQTTHFLHDPKVALESLYPLAKFTAELGLSPDKAAEVLSQGAHLAAGPDGRTIDRFSPT, from the exons ATGACTTTTCCTGAAGCGGACATTTTCCTCAAATCGG GAGATTGTGCTGGGCAGACGATGCTGGACACGATGGAGGCGCCGGGCCACTCGAGGCAGCTGCTACTGCAGCTCAACAACCAGCGCACCAAGGGCTTCTTGTGCGACGTGATCATCGTGGTGCAGAACGCCCTCTTCCGCGCGCACAAGAACGTGCTGGCGGCCAGCAGCGCCTACCTCaagtccctggtggtgcatgaCAACCTGCTCAACCTGGACCACGACATGGTGAGCCCAGCCGTGTTCCGCCTGGTGCTGGACTTCATCTACACCGGCCGCCTGACGGATGGCGCTGAGGCAGCGGCGGCCGCGGCCGTGGCCCCAGGGACTGAGCCGAGCCTGGGTGCCGTGCTGGCTGCAGCCAGCTACCTGCAGATCCCCGACCTCGTGGCGCTGTGCAAGAAGCGCCTCAAGCGTCACGGCAAGTACTGCCACCtgcggggcggcggcggcggcggcggcggctacGCGCCTTACGGACGGCCGGGCCGGGGCCTGCGCGCCGCCACGCCAGTCATCCAGGCCTGCTACTCGTCCCCAGCCGGGCctccgccgccccccgccgccgaGCCGCCGTCAGGCCCTGAGGCTGCGGTGAACACGCACTGCGCAGAGTTGTACGCTTCAGGCCCCGGCCCGGCCGCCGCGCTCTGCGCCCCCGAGCGTCGTTGCTCCCCGCTCTGCGGCCTGGACCTGTCCAAGAAGAGTCCGCCGGGCTCCGCGATCCCCGAGAGGCCGTCGGGCGAGCGCGAGCTGCCCCCGCGCCCAGACAGCCCTCCTGGTGCCGGCCCCGCCGCCTACAAGGAGCCACCTCTTGCCCTGCCGCCGCTGCCACCGCTGCCCTTCCAGAAGCTGGAGGAGGCTGCACCCCCTCCGGACCCGTTCCGTAGCAGCAGCGGCAGCCCGGGACCCGAGCCTCCCCCCGGCCGCCCCGACGGGCCCAGCCTCCTCTATCGCTGGATGAAGCACGAGCCGGGCCTGGGCAGTTACGGCGACGAGCTGGTCCGGGGACGGGGCTCGCCGGGAGAGCGCTGTGAGGACCGCGGTGGGGATGCTGCCGTCTCGCCCGGGGGGCCCCCGCTCGGCCTAGCGCCGCCGCCGCGCTATCCGGGAAGCCTGGACGGGCCAGGCGCAGGCGGCGACGGCGACGATTACAAGAGCAGCAGCGAAGAGACGGGCAGCAGTGAGGACCCCAGCCCTCCCGGCGGCCACCTCGAGGGCTACCCATGCCCGCACTTGGCGTATGGCGAGCCGGAGAGCTTCGGTGACAACCTGTACGTGTGCATCCCATGCGGCAAGGGCTTCCCCAGCTCGGAGCAGCTTAATGCGCACGTGGAGGCGCacgtggaggaggaggaggcgctGTATGGCCGGGCCGAGGCGGCTGAGGTGGCTGCCGGGGCCGCCGGCCTCGGGCCCCCTTTTGGAGGCAGCGGGGACAAAGTCGCTGGGACTCCGGGCGGTCTGGGCGAGCTGCTGCGGCCGTACCGCTGCGCGTCGTGCGACAAGAGTTATAAGGATCCGGCTACGCTGCGGCAGCACGAGAAGACGCACTGGCTGACCCGGCCATATCCGTGCACTATCTGCGGGAAGAAGTTCACGCAGCGCGGGACCATGACGCGCCACATGCGCAGCCATCTGGGCCTCAAGCCTTTCGCGTGCGACGCGTGCGGCATGCGCTTCACGCGCCAGTACCGCCTCACCGAGCACATGCGCATTCATTCGGGCGAGAAGCCCTACGAGTGCCAGGTGTGCGGCGGCAAGTTCGCACAGCAACGCAACCTCATCAGCCACATGAAGATGCACGCCGTAGGTGGCGCGGCGGGAGCAGCGGGGGCGCTGGCAGGCCTGGGGGGGCTGCCCGGAGTCCCAGGCCCCGATGGCAAGGGCAAGCTGGATTTTCCTGAGGGCGTCTTTGCTGTGGCTCGCCTCACCGCTGAACAGCTGAGCCTGAAGCAGCAGGACAAGGCGGCCGCGGCCGAGCTGCTGGCGCAGACTACGCACTTCCTGCACGACCCCAAGGTGGCGCTCGAGAGCCTGTACCCGCTGGCCAAGTTCACTGCCGAGCTGGGCCTCAGCCCGGACAAGGCGGCGGAGGTGCTGAGCCAGGGCGCGCACCTGGCCGCCGGACCCGACGGCCGGACCATCGACCGTTTCTCTCCCACCTAG
- the HIC1 gene encoding hypermethylated in cancer 1 protein isoform X2: MLDTMEAPGHSRQLLLQLNNQRTKGFLCDVIIVVQNALFRAHKNVLAASSAYLKSLVVHDNLLNLDHDMVSPAVFRLVLDFIYTGRLTDGAEAAAAAAVAPGTEPSLGAVLAAASYLQIPDLVALCKKRLKRHGKYCHLRGGGGGGGGYAPYGRPGRGLRAATPVIQACYSSPAGPPPPPAAEPPSGPEAAVNTHCAELYASGPGPAAALCAPERRCSPLCGLDLSKKSPPGSAIPERPSGERELPPRPDSPPGAGPAAYKEPPLALPPLPPLPFQKLEEAAPPPDPFRSSSGSPGPEPPPGRPDGPSLLYRWMKHEPGLGSYGDELVRGRGSPGERCEDRGGDAAVSPGGPPLGLAPPPRYPGSLDGPGAGGDGDDYKSSSEETGSSEDPSPPGGHLEGYPCPHLAYGEPESFGDNLYVCIPCGKGFPSSEQLNAHVEAHVEEEEALYGRAEAAEVAAGAAGLGPPFGGSGDKVAGTPGGLGELLRPYRCASCDKSYKDPATLRQHEKTHWLTRPYPCTICGKKFTQRGTMTRHMRSHLGLKPFACDACGMRFTRQYRLTEHMRIHSGEKPYECQVCGGKFAQQRNLISHMKMHAVGGAAGAAGALAGLGGLPGVPGPDGKGKLDFPEGVFAVARLTAEQLSLKQQDKAAAAELLAQTTHFLHDPKVALESLYPLAKFTAELGLSPDKAAEVLSQGAHLAAGPDGRTIDRFSPT, translated from the coding sequence ATGCTGGACACGATGGAGGCGCCGGGCCACTCGAGGCAGCTGCTACTGCAGCTCAACAACCAGCGCACCAAGGGCTTCTTGTGCGACGTGATCATCGTGGTGCAGAACGCCCTCTTCCGCGCGCACAAGAACGTGCTGGCGGCCAGCAGCGCCTACCTCaagtccctggtggtgcatgaCAACCTGCTCAACCTGGACCACGACATGGTGAGCCCAGCCGTGTTCCGCCTGGTGCTGGACTTCATCTACACCGGCCGCCTGACGGATGGCGCTGAGGCAGCGGCGGCCGCGGCCGTGGCCCCAGGGACTGAGCCGAGCCTGGGTGCCGTGCTGGCTGCAGCCAGCTACCTGCAGATCCCCGACCTCGTGGCGCTGTGCAAGAAGCGCCTCAAGCGTCACGGCAAGTACTGCCACCtgcggggcggcggcggcggcggcggcggctacGCGCCTTACGGACGGCCGGGCCGGGGCCTGCGCGCCGCCACGCCAGTCATCCAGGCCTGCTACTCGTCCCCAGCCGGGCctccgccgccccccgccgccgaGCCGCCGTCAGGCCCTGAGGCTGCGGTGAACACGCACTGCGCAGAGTTGTACGCTTCAGGCCCCGGCCCGGCCGCCGCGCTCTGCGCCCCCGAGCGTCGTTGCTCCCCGCTCTGCGGCCTGGACCTGTCCAAGAAGAGTCCGCCGGGCTCCGCGATCCCCGAGAGGCCGTCGGGCGAGCGCGAGCTGCCCCCGCGCCCAGACAGCCCTCCTGGTGCCGGCCCCGCCGCCTACAAGGAGCCACCTCTTGCCCTGCCGCCGCTGCCACCGCTGCCCTTCCAGAAGCTGGAGGAGGCTGCACCCCCTCCGGACCCGTTCCGTAGCAGCAGCGGCAGCCCGGGACCCGAGCCTCCCCCCGGCCGCCCCGACGGGCCCAGCCTCCTCTATCGCTGGATGAAGCACGAGCCGGGCCTGGGCAGTTACGGCGACGAGCTGGTCCGGGGACGGGGCTCGCCGGGAGAGCGCTGTGAGGACCGCGGTGGGGATGCTGCCGTCTCGCCCGGGGGGCCCCCGCTCGGCCTAGCGCCGCCGCCGCGCTATCCGGGAAGCCTGGACGGGCCAGGCGCAGGCGGCGACGGCGACGATTACAAGAGCAGCAGCGAAGAGACGGGCAGCAGTGAGGACCCCAGCCCTCCCGGCGGCCACCTCGAGGGCTACCCATGCCCGCACTTGGCGTATGGCGAGCCGGAGAGCTTCGGTGACAACCTGTACGTGTGCATCCCATGCGGCAAGGGCTTCCCCAGCTCGGAGCAGCTTAATGCGCACGTGGAGGCGCacgtggaggaggaggaggcgctGTATGGCCGGGCCGAGGCGGCTGAGGTGGCTGCCGGGGCCGCCGGCCTCGGGCCCCCTTTTGGAGGCAGCGGGGACAAAGTCGCTGGGACTCCGGGCGGTCTGGGCGAGCTGCTGCGGCCGTACCGCTGCGCGTCGTGCGACAAGAGTTATAAGGATCCGGCTACGCTGCGGCAGCACGAGAAGACGCACTGGCTGACCCGGCCATATCCGTGCACTATCTGCGGGAAGAAGTTCACGCAGCGCGGGACCATGACGCGCCACATGCGCAGCCATCTGGGCCTCAAGCCTTTCGCGTGCGACGCGTGCGGCATGCGCTTCACGCGCCAGTACCGCCTCACCGAGCACATGCGCATTCATTCGGGCGAGAAGCCCTACGAGTGCCAGGTGTGCGGCGGCAAGTTCGCACAGCAACGCAACCTCATCAGCCACATGAAGATGCACGCCGTAGGTGGCGCGGCGGGAGCAGCGGGGGCGCTGGCAGGCCTGGGGGGGCTGCCCGGAGTCCCAGGCCCCGATGGCAAGGGCAAGCTGGATTTTCCTGAGGGCGTCTTTGCTGTGGCTCGCCTCACCGCTGAACAGCTGAGCCTGAAGCAGCAGGACAAGGCGGCCGCGGCCGAGCTGCTGGCGCAGACTACGCACTTCCTGCACGACCCCAAGGTGGCGCTCGAGAGCCTGTACCCGCTGGCCAAGTTCACTGCCGAGCTGGGCCTCAGCCCGGACAAGGCGGCGGAGGTGCTGAGCCAGGGCGCGCACCTGGCCGCCGGACCCGACGGCCGGACCATCGACCGTTTCTCTCCCACCTAG